The proteins below are encoded in one region of Aspergillus nidulans FGSC A4 chromosome III:
- a CDS encoding uncharacterized protein (transcript_id=CADANIAT00005406) — protein MANRLIPLVVLLIVVVVLAVIGFVAYSIIQEVSDKTRSKMEKRNVMFTKDGMKVGVREVGEEEYVDRSQSILVNIWNHTSFPAYKSRLWNMTGSTGSASGTGNGEFRAEHRKGRSN, from the exons ATGGCAAACCGCCTGATCCCGCTggtcgtcctcctcatcgtgGTCGTCGTGCTCGCAGTGATTGGCTTCGTCGCATATAGCATCATTCAAGAAGTCTCAGACAAGACAAGGAGCAAGATGGAGAAGCGGAACGTCATGTTTACAAAAGACGGGATGAAGGTTGGTGTTCGTGAggttggggaagaggagtATGTGGATCGGAGTCAGAG TATCCTCGTCAACATTTGGAACCATACTTCATTCCCGGCGTACAAGAGCAGACTCTGGAATATGACGGGCTCTACTGGGTCTGCGAGCGGGACTGGGAATGGCGAGTTCAGGGCTGAGCATAGGAAGGG ACGTTCCAATTGA
- a CDS encoding carbohydrate-binding module family 48 protein (transcript_id=CADANIAT00005407): MGSYTFRWPYNANEVFVTGTFDDWGKTIRLERKGDIFEKEVHLPVTGDKVHFKFVVDGNWTTDNRLPQEDDGSSNINNILYPDQIQADSVAALQNGAQDMATVSGVTPNATTAGLAGGVSKESNLAPGSTTAGLDKDVPLEQRANVPGEFPADTPLSEYSVNPIPASSGIGNPIHLKPGEKVPDPSTFNPNTVQSTVRTNDTNESRPQDSSGLKSSFSVPPASNTMIPESSLPMGSGTNPAPADPGVTVQSAAPTSTTAALAANVPFENKKQPDKTGPVEDVPAIVRESISKAHRDPEAAAQQEVVDEKKELEHELQQKVQVANSVGEPAPTTTAATTETAPRASVAEPSSAEMSPRTGTPSGAKASTTGAQQPGESTTGAPVTGASTTGGETKKSTTPANDSKISEVPSSGSPGKEDKKKKRSSIFAKLKEKFK, translated from the exons ATGGGAAGCTACACGTTTCGATG GCCTTACAATGCCAATGAGGTCTTCGTCACAGGGACGTTTGATGACTGGGGCAAGACAATCAGGTTGGAACGGAAAGGCGATATTTTCGAGAAGGAAGTCCACCTCCCGGTGACCGGCGACAAAGTGCACTTCAAG TTTGTCGTCGACGGCAACTGGACTACCGATAACCGATTACCTCAAGAGGACGACGGCAGCAGtaacatcaacaacatcctcTATCCGGATCAGATCCAAGCGGATTCAGTCGCGGCACTACAGAACGGTGCGCAAGACATGGCTACTGTCTCTGGTGTAACACCTAACGCGACAACCGCCGGATTAGCTGGTGGTGTCTCCAAGGAGAGCAACTTGGCCCCCGGATCGACAACGGCGGGGCTGGACAAGGACGTCCCTCTTGAGCAGAGGGCTAATGTCCCTGGAGAGTTCCCTGCAGACACGCCCTTGTCTGAGTACTCGGTAAACCCTATCCCAGCCTCTAGCGGCATTGGCAATCCCATCCATCTAAAGCCGGGAGAGAAAGTCCCAGATCCTAGCACATTCAATCCAAACACTGTGCAGTCAACTGTTCGCACGAACGACACGAACGAGTCACGCCCTCAAGACAGCTCAGGACTGAAAAGCTCGTTCTCTGTTCCTCCTGCTTCAAATACCATGATACCCGAGTCCAGCCTGCCAATGGGGAGCGGAACAAACCCGGCACCCGCAGACCCCGGAGTCACCGTGCAATCCGCTGCGCCTACGTCCACAACCGCTGCGCTCGCTGCCAATGTTCCGTTTGAGAATAAGAAACAACCCGACAAAACAGGCCCCGTGGAAGATGTCCCTGCCATTGTCAGAGAATCAATCTCTAAAGCACACAGGGACCCAGAAGCAGCTGCACAGCAGGAAGTTGTTGATGAaaagaaggagctggagcatgAGCTTCAACAAAAGGTTCAGGTCGCAAACTCGGTCGGTGAACCGGCGcccaccaccaccgcagCCACTACAGAAACTGCACCCAGAGCTAGCGTTGCGGAACCCAGCTCAGCAGAGATGTCACCGCGGACAGGAACCCCGTCGGGTGCTAAAGCCTCCACCACTGGAGCGCAACAGCCCGGGGAGTCGACCACAGGAGCGCCTGTTACAGGAGCATCAACCACTGGAGGGGAGACTAAGAAGAGTACAACTCCTGCCAACGACTCGAAAATCTCGGAAGTGCCCTCTTCCGGTTCACCCGGGAAGgaagataagaagaagaagcgctcCAGTATTTTTGCcaagctgaaggagaagtTCAAATGA